A segment of the Chaetodon trifascialis isolate fChaTrf1 chromosome 2, fChaTrf1.hap1, whole genome shotgun sequence genome:
ACCATTAAGTGTTTTTCTGTAATGAATAGATTGCATTCCTTATTCAGTTTATTGCTACTCTGATGTATCCCAGTGAAACAGCAATCCCATACaatgtataaaataaaaataggaCTGGGAAGTACAATATTAACAGTAACAGTTAGGAAGtgcaagattaaaaaaaaaaaaaaaaacccttggaaaaagaaacattcaCACGCACCAGACACAGCTTTCACGCAAGAGGAAGAGCAATCTTTTTAAagtacaaaagaaacaaaaagctgaCGGAAAACATTAGATGACCAGTCTGAATGTGGAGATATGAAGAAGTGGACTACGTGAGTCAAATTACAAGGTGAAACAAAAACCTCATAATGCCGCTTATCCTCCATTTCCTCCATAGCAGCAATGTAGTTGTGGTAttgtctcagctcctcctcgTAGCACAGGCAGTCGTACCAATAGCGCAGCTCCTCGTATCTGGAAGCATGAAATGACAAGATGAGAACAGTCCACAAGCTTCAGGCTGCAAGCCGCTGAAAAGCAGGTGCGACAACAATGCAGAAGCATGAACGAGGTGTGCAAAATAACACAACAAGCAACATTTGTCATCGACACTTTGAACAATGAAATCAGTCCTCTACGGCTATAATACTGAATTGTACATTGAAACTGACAGACTGTGACAATAAAAGTGATTTCAGCATAAAACTGCTTccaaagcaaaaggaaaagtTGTATTTTCTCAAGCCTATGAttaactctgtgtgtctgtgggctATATTCGTGTTTTTGTCATTACTGAACTTTTGCAAAATACTATATTATCTGGATTTTCATATACATCGCTTGCTGTATGCATTTTAAtgtaacacacactgaggtTACTGGTCATGAAATGCGCTGTACAAACTCAATTGTCTCGCCTTTATCTCAATGCCACTGTATTTTCTGATTTCACTCAGCGCTGTTTGTTGTGTGTACCTATCAAAATCATGCGGGAGGAGGCGGTGGCCCTGTTGTATGAGGCTGTCCCAGTACAGTAGCTCCTCATACGCCTGGTGCTCATCCCACGCTGCAGAGGACGCCATGTTGTCACGACTTCCGGACCGAATCTACCGCCTGTTTTGGATGGAAAACCCTCTCTTGGTCACCAGTAGATAGCTGGCAGTATGAGAATCAAATGTCATGAATTACGTCAAGTTATCTACATGCATGCTCTGctagcagctgtttgctaacattacGTAGAAAACTTGCTGAGCAGGTTAAGGCTACAGCCTGGTAACCGCCCACTTGATGTTAGCGAGCTTGCTAACATTGGCCAGCATGTCAGAGCCATTTTTGTCCGTTTGCTACAACAAATGTCCATTTCGCAGAATACCGCTGACTTCTGTCTAAGTTTTGTTTGTGCAGTTAAGGCTTACCTCTGTCAACGACCGAACAGGCAGCTGAGTGTAGGTCTTCTGGATGTATTGTTACTACCTTTTTGTTGCCGTCAAACAGGGAACGGTCACgtgactactactactacttcttCTTTGCGTTTTTTGGTGGATTGCGATACCAAATGTATGTACATAGCGCCGTTGACCGTAGCGGAGGCTCAAGACAGGCTCTTGTTTGCATTTATCTTATTGTTctggcaataaataaataaataaataaataaataaataaataaataaataaataaataaataaataaatagcagaAAGCTTTTTCAGGCAGGCCTGTGAAATAGGAAGGGAAGGATTTTGCAGCTGTAGACCACGTGAATGTGGTTGGAAAGAAACAATGAACTGGAGGAAATTGATAAAATAGGAAGCTGGTAATAATAGTATTTCATTGATGCACTGCACCGCATCTCAAGTTTACTCACAACACAGCCAGACTGTCTACCTCGTGCCTACACACTTGCGCATGGAAGAAATCAGCTAACTGAATGGCAACTGAATCAAGcctgaataaaaacatttggGTCAACAATGTTCTTGATTTCGTATCTGCATAACATTTGTGGAGAATCCTTTGCGATTTATCTTCATCTGAGTGAAGTCCAGAATGACTGTGCAGGAAATCCCTGCTGCAGATCACACTGACAATATTTTATGAAATACTCATGCACAGCCCAAATAACTAATTTTGATAATTAATACTCAGGAAAGCAGAGAGAACACCGGACTACAGCAGTACAAATTAATGGTGGCACGGTGCAACAGgggtaacactgttgccttacagctagaaggtcccaggttcgattcccacctggggcgctgtgggtgctgggggcgtgtcttccaccatgccttcggtgcctgctgctcaagaaTAGGGGCCTTTcagtgtggagtttgcatgttgtcccagtgctcacctggggtatcctccataaaaaaccccactaaaagcatgcaagaagatcaccacctgaccaatggtgaagataaaggaactggtccctgggcgccggttGGCTGGCAGCTCACTGCTCCCagtctgctgcggaggaaggactgactaAGGATGGATCAAAAGCAGAGCagaatttcacataagcatgcaGTTTcccaactctgcatgttgtgttgttgtgactAATAAAAGATGTCTTCAAACTCTCCACTGCAATTTAAACTGGTACTGAATTATTTTAGTAATAATAAACCATAATGAACTTTATTTGTACCTTacatacaggaattgcagctcaatttgctttacaagaaagaaatcacattcatcaagtgagtgcttcacatagaaTGGACATACAAATATATtatacatataataataattatatatatgGAACAGTTTTGTAACTGCGCATAGTGTAGCCTAttcattaaacacacaaatattctCCTTTGCAACTGGCCTATTTATAAGGAAAATCATGAAAAAGGCTAGAAgtcaaaaataaatgcaaaagtTCAGTGTAATGTCACattgcattgttttatttacattcaaTTTGAAGTTCTTTACATATCCTCAGTAAACAGAGGGCACAATTCAAGTATTAACTTATAAAATCTGGCAATATTTCACATGAAGCAATGTATAAACACTAGAGAAGCATATTTAAACATATACATAAACTCAACAGTATCTGGACATTAACATCCCTTTATGAAATACATTCAGCAGAATAATTAACATTACAAATACAGTCTAAATACCTCGGGTTTTGGTCTGGAGCTCCCTCTGATGGTTATATCAATAAAGCTCAATTCTTCCACACTTTTCCATTGAAAAAGTCATTGTAacattcattttttcctttcaaaGCTGGTGAGGATGAGGCTGACACATAAGACCATAAATACTGTCCCTTTATAAGTATCAGCTCTGCACACCTTAGGACACCTTCCCACGACCGAGCTTGTTAGTACTGCATTCATATACTGTGGCCACGACTTTCCAAATGAGTATGTAATAATAAGGAATGTTTACTTATTATAAGTAAACAGGAGGATGTTTATGATACTTTGTGCAAAATCATAGCATTAGCTAGCTTCCATTTGTAAGGTGAGACGATGAATTCACTGGTAAACTTAAGACGGTGTGTGTAAAAGATACTTTGATTAAATCCATTAAACATTTCTCAAGTGGACCAGCCAAGAAACGTCATGCTGAAAGTCTAATGTGATTGGCTCCACCGTCACAGCCACACGGTTAGCTCCCTCCACATGCTTCTATGTGGGTCTCCTTCTTAGCGTCTTTGTACGCAGAGCTCTTGGTACATTCAGTACGTGTTGAAGCACATCCACAAAGTACGGTatcagtttttctctctgctcataCTTGGTTGACGTCATTCTTCTCTGAGCTGGGAAAGGAGGTGGGCTCCCAGCGGCCTAACATGTTACCCCTCAGGCCTGCCTGGCACTTCACGATGAGGTAGATCTTGCGGAGGACGGTGCGGCGCAGCAGGATGTAGACCCAGGGGTCGAGGATCTGGTTCCATGTAGCCAGCCTCACGCCCATCACCATCAGGGTTTTATAGTGTGGCAGATCCTCTCCAACAAATCCCATGTAGGAGCGGATCACGGACATCAAGCCAAAGATCTGCAGGCATGAAACGTGCGCAGGTTATCATATGATGACAGGTAACACTGAATGGATAGAAAGCTCCAATTACTCAAAAATGACAGCTTTGCAGTGTTAAAATGGTGTGTGAATTCTCTGGACTAATGAGGTGATCActgcaggtgcacacacacacacacacacacacacacacacacacacacacacacattgctggAATGACTGCAACAGAGATCCGACTGACTCTAGAAGTGATACTCTGAAGAACACCTGATGGAAGTATTAATGCTGCAGGTATTGATCTGCTCACCCCTATTTAAAGAACATGCAGCAGAATCTGAGATCAGtatttgttatcattattactgtTTTCCTATTGAATTGCCATTTTTGCCGGTTCATTTGAGTCTCTTTCTTTGACAATTTCTCACAACAAAGTCAAGCAGAAAGTaaaaaagaggtgaaaataGAGAAGTTTAATGTCTCTAACTGTTGTTAACTGTGCCTATATATAACTAGATCTATTACAAACCACACTGTCTTATCTATCTTATTTAAAACGAACAATAATATCTTCTAATGGCTTCATCAACAAGGGCCGGGACCCCCATTGATGCTGACTCTCATCTGGCCCCATGCATACTGCACATTACATTAACATAAAGTCTACACGTCTAATTTAAGGTGTTTCATCACAGAACACTTTAGACTGTATATATTTCACACCAAGGGAAAGTCCTCGTGGGTGAAAGTCTGCTTGGCAGTAAACCTGTCTCTGACTCTGATATTTTAAATCTTTCGCTAATTTCACACTCTTGTTAAGTGACATATTCCTGGAAAAAATATTTCTCCCAATCCCTGCACATCCACAGAAGCGCATTCAGTCACCCTGGTTCATTAGCACTCTGACATGCCCTCATCCAGCTCTGTGCACTAATAAGAAAGGTGAAAGTTGTCCCACCCTAAAAGATGCAGCAAAATCAACAAGCAGAAAGTAAGGCAGCTTTCACATCACAGCTCTCCTCTCATTGCAATTCCCAATACTCACCAGCAGAGGACTCCAGCAGATACATGAGGTGACCATGATGCCGACCAGCTGCACCACCATCTCTATGTCATGGGACTTGGCTGAGTGATGGGAGCCGGGCTGCCTCCTGAGCCGAGCGAGCACCAGCGTCAGTCCACTGATGGTGTTACACACCAGCGCCACAGCCAGCGAGGTCAGACCCAGTCCGGAGAACAGCACCACGAACGCCACATCCACCTCCTTAGTGTCACTGAGCACGTTAATGAAACACCAGGTCCCCGGGTCCTGATAGGTGTAAGAGCCCAGCTGAAAGCACGGCAGCATGGCCACGCACAGAGCCAACAGCcagatgacagacaggcagatctTGGTGCGGGTTTTGGTGACCAGTGATGAGTGCAGCAGCGGCTTAGTGACACCCAGGCAACGCTCAGCAGCCATGGCACAGCCCATGAAGAGTGGGCACAGGCCAAAGAACACCATGCTGCCACCCAGGAACTGACACATCCGATCAGAAGAGCTGAAGTTCTCAGGGAGCACACCTCCAGAGAGGTAGAGTCGGAGAACCAGGCCACCAGGGATCACATGGCCAATGAAATCTGTGACCACCAGTGAAGTGGCAAACAGAAGGAATGTGGCTTTGGTACGCCGGCGCTGGCGGGAGTAGGCGCTGGCCAGGATGAAGAGGGCCACAATGTTGGAGATGATGCCCAGTGTCATGGACAATATGACAACAATGACGCCAGTGGTGGTGGGCTGCACCAGGGTGAGGTTTCCTGGCTGCGGCAGCTCCTCAACAGCCACCCTGGCCTCCACCTTCCCTGCGCTGACATTATAGAAACGAGGGGGGAGCGGGGAGGCTGAGGAGTTGTAGTGGCTCAAAGCTAACATCACTGAACCCTGAAGCTCATGGGGCCCATTTTTAAGGAAGGCTGCAAGAGAAAGAAGATCAACATTTGTAAAGAGCAAATGAGCTGTGGATCAGCATAAGTAAAATACTGCTGATTTGCACATTTGACATAGAAATGAAAATTACAGGAGGAACCCTGAATGCATCGGTGAGGAAACATAATGAATGCACATGATAGACGAAGCtccccaccaccatcatcaaatCTTTGGACAGAATGCTGCTTGATCCTGGAGAAGCCATGAGAAGGAGCAGCGAGGCTGTTCTGGCAGTTCATGGCAGTCCAACACTGTACTAAGAAACCTTACTCATTTAATTTGTAACCCATACAGTAGGCCCATGTACTTTCTCCAAAACACATACTCCAACTACAAGTTCTTCAGAGATGACTAAAGATTTGAATAGTTTCCATGATGGACTCTGATCACTCAGGTTTAGTTTGGCTGGTGGTCAAACACAGGTCATAAACAGGAGGGTCCACCCAGCAACACACAAGCAAAAGCAATATATcaaaacacacctgcacctACTGCAGCATAGTATTTGTTTAGCATCCTTCATCATACTCATataggggattttttttttatatcaataATCTTCATACCTCCTTTTGTTATTTTCTGGGATTTCTCTCAGAATGACTTCTGTTAGCTGAGACTAAACAGATCGTGTCATGCTGGAGACATCAGAACAGAGTCTTGTTGTtatcatgatttaaaaaaacgTTATGCATTGTCCATCCTTACACAAAGGTTTATCATCTGAGGTCGAAATGCTATTAGATGGTGGATGCGCACTATTGGTGGAACCCGTTTGCAAATATTGTGCAACTTTGCAACGTGTGAGAAAGTATGAAGAGGAAAATTCTGATTATAGTAATAAAACAATACACATCTCATAAATCAGATCATTGTCACACATGCAATCCACCCAACGTTTCATGTGGGTTCTCTTTGGCTGATGTTCAGAGAAAGTCtactttattcttttttatcaTTAGATTTCAAATGAAGAAATGACTCACCACGACATCGCTCAGATATCCTTCTCAGTCCAGCTGAACAACCAGAAGATAGTCACAAATATCCAGAGGCACTCCACAGGCAGGGTCCGTGAGACGATTTCAGCCAAGTGTCTTTGTCCTCACATCAGAAACCATGTCTCTATTTGATAAAGTCCAAAGCATCAGTGACTTTTGCAGAGTAATTTCCATGTCTCCACCCGTTTGGCTGTGTCATGGCTGTACAGGGTCCCCACTGATACTCATATAGCGAGTCCCGGTGGTCTTATAGCTGCTTCTCTGCGTGGgcgtctctgctgctgtgcgcCCCCTGAGTCAAACCCGCGTCTCATCCCTCCGCCGCACCTTCTGTCAACTGTCTCTGCTCGCGTTCACTGCGCACGCACGACGTTACTCACCTAAAGTGTCACTTTTGTGTCGAACAAGTTATGTCAAATAaggctttttttaatcattaggCAGCACACGATGTTCACCGAGCTGCTTAGATTAACACTGCTGCAGATGTTACAGCTCTGAAAGTGTTTGAATGTGCAGACTTCAGCTCATGGCACTGTTCACTAAGTTAGGATTGGATTTTACTTGTTCTTGTGGTAAAGACGTggttcagctttttgttttctgcgGATCTGTGATTAGATCCAGCTTCAGGTTTTCCTAATAACCTCTGAGGTTTCAGCTTTCCAGACAGACCCAGTGCATGGTGGAAATGCTGTTTATCAGTCTGCTGAGGAGGcagctgaataaaaaaaaaaaagaaaaagaaaaaaaaaaaaaagataaggtGTGGTTAGATTCTGGgatatttgttttgcatttccatGTTGTTGCCTATCCAAATATCTAGATTTTCTGGAAACTCAAAGAGTGGAAAACTCAAATTCACCCTTATGAAAGATCCAGATGTTCCTCAAGGGCAGATGTTCTCAGGGTTTATGCAGCTgcattaaagaaaacatgtcaaCTTTTCTTCCGTCTGATTGACACCTGGAGAAGGAAAAAACATATGTGTGATTTTGGTCCTCTGGCTGTATACTGGGTACAGGTGGtcgtgtttgttttaattttacaaGGACCTGGCAGCTGGAAACAGACTTGTACAAGTTGTGGTTTGGAAACAGTGTAAAGTGTAAACTGGCTGCTGGTTCATGGCACAGAGGACGGAGTGAGCCCTGACACATAAAttggtttgatttattttttttttttgtctgaaagacagacacctgGAGGAAAGGCTCTACTGGTTGGCAGTGTAATAAGTCTGTGAACTGTCTTTTGAAGACAGACCGTAAGGTGTGCCTGTGTGACAGGGGAGCATGGTTCATTTATAAGGTGACAGCCTGTCTGCTGAGAGAGAGGTTTAagggctgaaacacacaaaggcattttacagcagacagggagcaggaattcaccaaacactgaataaaaacacatctggTTTGAACTTCCAACCTAACCAAGCGTCTCCAGACATGCTTTTGTAGGTATCATGTTCACCATTGTTGTCATATTAGCAATGGAAGTTTCGCTGAGCAGCACAGCAATGCAATTTGAGGAACATGCATATTAGaaccaaatttcacagcaatccatccaacagctgtcaaaacatccatccatccattttctataccgccttggtctgtgggaggaagccggagtacccggggatgcaaacttcacacagaaaggccccacccggggatcgaaccagcaaccttcttgctgctGTCAAAACATTTGACTCAAATATGTCAGTCTCATCACTacagtcattaggattcatcctcaggggaccacaaatgtctgtgcagctgtgcgATCAACTGTTGGAGACTTTCATCCCTTGTTTCTTCCCTCATTTTGCTGTCTGATAAAGGAATGAAGTTCCcaaaaatacagtgaaaaaaaatgatGGTATTAGAGGAAAAGTGAGGGGATCATCAAGGTCACTATGATTCagcctctggggaccatgaatgtctgtactaCATATCAAAGCAATCTAATTATTGAGATATTTTAGACAAGAGCAAAGTGGCCCGACAGACCAATAGACTGACCATTGCCATCCCTAGAAACAATTATTGAGGGGAACCTGTTCGCATATTCATGTTGCTGTACTTTTCTATGGACATATTACAGTAAAAAGACACAGCAACACTCAAAAGTGGAGGCAGCTGACTGTGAATTTCTACACATTCAGCTCCGACCAGACCATTGTTTATTTCCAAGCCCACTGAAGGAATTCAGAAAGAATAGACATGGCAGCTTGAGAAGTCAATGCTGAATGAGATGGCTCTCCATTAAATTAGCTTCATATATCTTATTAGTACATCAGAATAGGCATGTTCCGGTGTGTGCTGATCTTGGACTCAACAGCCAGTAATTTATGTCTGATTTGCCTTTCCTGGTGCCCATTTAGACTCTAAGTGTAACAATCAAGCGCTTGGCTgccatgtgtgtttttcctccagctctgaAAGGAGACCCTGTTGCCCCCATTTTCCTCATCAATTGCTCTTACAAATGGTGCCATTTGGCCTCTGCAACCCATTGGCTTTTCCAATACTAAGTCTGGGGTTTATGGGTTTGAGGCTCCCTCTACACCCTTTCCTCTTCCACTGaccacaaagagagagaaaaaacccTGGTTGCATACCTGATGATCTTTGGAGCAGACTGAGATGGAGGAGCTCTACAGATTGGAAAAATTTTCCAGTACGATCCCTATCTCTTCTTGAAGTTCGAGTTTTATTgttgcatgtgcacacaagTATTCCATCTTGGCTTCATGACTCCAAACTCTCCCACCACAACTGTTCAACGGTCCATTGCGTCGCCCATTTGCCAGAACTTTCTGCAGCGCACATGCCCGTATGTCAGAGAGATTGAGTGTTTCTCTTGAAGCTGACAGGAGTTTGGTTTGCCAATAACTGCGCTctcaaatatttgaaaaatgttttgttgtgttaCAGCATGGAGACTCAGGCCAATGACAGTAGTTTTCACAAAGTGCTACTTTCAATTAAATAGTGTGATATCATGTAAATGCATTCAGTATGGCAGCAGTCACCAAGGGGGTCATGTGCTCGTGCATTCCtcattgacattttaaagagatGCTGGATATTATGAGTGGAAAGCCACACGCTATCTGTCTGGGCGTCCCAGAAACTACCGACCAGAAATGAAGCAGTGGAATGTTTGCATGGGAATATTCAGACGAGGAAGCAAACCAGCTGTCAAAGACGGAAACAAGTTCAACTACTTTTGTCTGATGAAACAGACACTCCTTGTAGTGCAAATTGTTTAAGAactgctgtctgactgtttgGCTGGAGCCCAGAGGCCATTTCTAATATTTGGTTACTGTTTTGCCTACTGTATGTCTGAAACTTTGCAAAGATGGGAGGGGGCGCTCACTGTGCCAAGAGAAATACAAAATCTGAATAATCTATGAATACTCACAGATGGGAAAGAAACTGAACGCTATGAAGTTTCAAATGGATGTACTGAGCTTAAGATGTATTGAGAAGGTGTTTTATTTCCAGCTTATTGAGCCCAAGTATTTTCTCTTCCAGCTCTAGaacagctgcttctgtttggcCTTAATTTGTTGCTCTTCTCTCCAAACAATTACACTTAATTGTGAGAAATTATCTAGGGCTAAGTCAATTGTGGTCTTCCTGAGAaatgaattcaattcagttcagttttgttCATATAGCACCAAATCTcagcagaagttgtctcaggacgctCTCCTTATAGAGCAGGTCAGGACTCTGTAATGTGCAGAggcccaacaattcccccacgAGGA
Coding sequences within it:
- the ptger1a gene encoding prostaglandin E receptor 1a (subtype EP1), with the translated sequence MLALSHYNSSASPLPPRFYNVSAGKVEARVAVEELPQPGNLTLVQPTTTGVIVVILSMTLGIISNIVALFILASAYSRQRRRTKATFLLFATSLVVTDFIGHVIPGGLVLRLYLSGGVLPENFSSSDRMCQFLGGSMVFFGLCPLFMGCAMAAERCLGVTKPLLHSSLVTKTRTKICLSVIWLLALCVAMLPCFQLGSYTYQDPGTWCFINVLSDTKEVDVAFVVLFSGLGLTSLAVALVCNTISGLTLVLARLRRQPGSHHSAKSHDIEMVVQLVGIMVTSCICWSPLLIFGLMSVIRSYMGFVGEDLPHYKTLMVMGVRLATWNQILDPWVYILLRRTVLRKIYLIVKCQAGLRGNMLGRWEPTSFPSSEKNDVNQV